The nucleotide sequence CTCTCCAATGCCTGGCAACTTGGTAAAGTCCTTAAGTTcctaaaaattaattattttaattccaTGACTATGCCCCAacttagttttattttattcctatttCATCTCTCAGGTCTGAAGAGTATCTCAAGTATCACACATACCGTTAGTATGTATCTGCCATGCTGATGCGCTTTTATTTCCTGCCTTCTGTGACATACTGCATTTAGGGTCACTACACATCCACACATTTGAGTGACAAGAAGTTGCAGAGGAAGAAAGAACTTAAACAGATTTTCATTTGTCATTTTACTAATTTTCATCCAGCTCCAACTGGGAGGCAAGAAAATCCTCTAGGAATTATTTTGAACTATTTTGTGATAACTTTTCTCCCCACGGTGTTCTATATATTGACAACACTGCCTAAAATCTTTACCATGGAAACTTTTATCGCCCTCAGTAAGATTACACACATGACAAAATACTTAGAACTGAGCCTTAGTTACTGCTAAGGTGTATTATAAATTTCCCTGAAAATTCCTGGAGTATTTGTAAGTTTGAGGCCTATCTCAAGCAATATTTAAGTAAATGTgttctaatgtatttttaaaagtagttaTGGTTTTACCCAAAACATGGCCTAACCTAAAATCTCTATGTTAATTATAGTCTATTGCATGCTAATTGTATATCATTAAACACAAAGAGAACTGCATTTTCCTAATGTAATCAAaatttaaagataaaataaatgtaaaaggcGTGTAAGAGAATTACTTTCTAAATAATGGGGAGTTAAGTCCCTGCAATTGGATAGCTCTGGACTTTGCATGTGTTTTTGGCCAAGTGTGTGGGGTTGAACAAAGCAAGTATGGCTCTTGCCAGCTCTGAGGGTACCATCTCTGAACAGATCCATCCAGAAGCCTCCTGCACTTGCTGGGAAGCTGTAAGCTTCTGTCAGACAGACAGGTTCTCCAACATGCTGCAAAGATGTACTATGCAGATTAGCCAAAACAAGAACGTCTGAAAGAGTTTTACAGAGGGAATGTAAAACTTGGAATAAACAGAGAATTGAGAATAATCTCAAAAAATTGAACCTGATCTCCCTTCTTTGAAGTTAAAGTGCTTAGAGGGGAGCAGGCTGGGATTTACAGACTTCACAGGCTGTGGGAGGGACTTCAAAAGCACAGGGGTGATAGATTAACATGTTTTTTCATGCGTGCAGTGACAAAAATGCAACATGGTTTCAGGGCTCTTACAACAAcagatagaaaagaaaaacaagaggttCTAATTTTAGTCTCTGCCAGTCATCCATGATGCAGTTTTCTTGCCTTGTGCTTAGGACACTCACCTTCAGCAGAGCACAAGGCTGATAAATACTGATAAATTCTCGGTAAATACATGTGACACAGAGAAATTAACCACCAGGACCATTTTAAAACTTTAGCTTTGAAAACTGATCAAACCCACCCTGTGCTCAATTCAAAATTAGGATCTGAACAGGGATTTCCCATGACCAGAACTGCATCATATACTGCTCCACCTCCTCCCCCAGCACACAAGTTTCTCAGAGAGGTGCCTACTTCTGTCGCCCTGGTAGGAGCATCCCACTGTGTGTGAAATACATAAATACCGGGAACAGTAAGATGCTGTTACCATCTTGTTTGGGACAATCTGCTAGGTGAAGGACATCTGAGTTCTGGGGCTAGAATCTCCTCACAACAGGAAAATTAACCCATCTCCAATTTAACCTCATTTCTGGGCAGAAGGGGAGAAAACATCATTGCCGTTGGTGATTCTAGGCCCTCcaccaagaaaatatttccagctAAACTATTCAACATATGACTCATTAATGAATTTGAGTTGATCACATTTGTATTTTAGTGAACATCACATCTACCATTTTCTGTCTTGCTGCTGCACATTTCACTGCTAATCTTACTGGAAAGTAAGTTTAAGAAATATtgcaatttacattaaaaaattaaactctCAGAGgaactgttgtttttttctttttttccagcttaTCTAAATGGGAGCATACTCTTTGCAGTAAGAATATAGTAAGAGGGGGTTTACAGGCCTAATTGAATTTTGCATGTAAACAAAGTTACTCAACATGCGTAAGTTTTTGCAGAGCATGATCTGATGCCGCAGTGATCTCCATATGACAGTTCTGCCTAACATAAGATCCAAGTTTGCAGAGTTTTTGAATTAGTATGGTGTTTCTGTATGCTTATGACACTTGCTCAAGCAGCCTTAGCCTTGATCCCACATGCTTCTACGATCCaagtaataaatacagaatactgCTTTCTGTTCCACATCATGTTTTGAAGATTTTAAAATAGCTCAGGGATAACAGACAAGTTGCTACATTAGCATttactcaaaaaagaaaaaaaaaatacttattatgTGTGTGCATTAAAAGAGTTACTTTTACAGTATATTTTACTTTGCTTGTTCCTAGAATTAAACTTTCAAGGAGATTCTAGGGGAATTCTTTCTCTAGAAGCAGGAGGGCCTGCCCTTAATTATACAGGTTCTGCAGGAAAATAGAAGGCACAATTATAGTTGTATATTAGTCATCATAGATGCAGAGTAGACCCTACAATATCAGGCTATTCTCACACCCACACGTGGCGAGATTGCTAACTTCCCTGCTTCAGCCCTCTAGCCCTTACTCACCTCTGGTAACACATTCCCACCTCTTTCAGGTATAGTACATTCAGCCTACAAGCAGGAAAGCAAACCTCCGTGAGGCTGCACATGCAAAAGAACTGATTTattctatgtattttttaaatttgcttcTCTGGTAATTATAATATGCAAAGATCTCTGAAGAAAATTAGCAAGAATGAAATCAATAGCTTTCTACAGTAAttatttaaaagtttatttatttAACAGTTTACACAGCTTCAGGACAGATTCCTGATACACAATTCAAtatgttgatttttaaaatatctacataagttataaaattaaaaataatactttGCAGCAAGTTTTGAGAAGCTAAACAGCATTATTAAAGGAGCACAAAATGATTTGACCACAACGGCAAAGAGGGCTTAAGGTAGAAAACTGATGTAGAAACAGATTATTAGGTGCTGATCTCTGtggtgatcaatgacagaacccgagggaatggcaggaagatgtgtcaggggaagtttaggttggacattaggaaaaggttcttcacccagggggtggtggagcactggaacaggctcctcagggaggtgtcacagccccaagtctgacagtgttcaagaagagactggacaagccctcagacacacggtatgaactgtggggttgtcctgtgcaggtaCAGAAGTTGGACTCAACAAttgttgtgggtcccttccagctcaggacatgctACAATTCTTTTCCAGTTCTATCAAGTGATGCTTGTTTTTTTGAATTATAACATTATTAGACTAATATTAAAATTTCAGCTTAAGGTTACTATCTAGTGTTCAGCTgtccatgcaaaaaaaaaaaaaaaaaaaaaaagaaataattcttcTTCTAAACTATTTAATCTAACATCAGTTTCCTGTTTTGATAATACCTCTGAGAGCAAGATAGATATTCCATACAAACAAGTGATACTCTCAAATGACTCACATATGAAATTTAAATTCCTCTTTGTTAACCAATCAGTGACAATGAAAAACCATCCAGAGTAGTTTATTTCAATTAAGCcacaataattaattttaaaccaAGCCTCAGGATCAAAACAGACCTTAAATTGAGTGACTGCACGTTGCCGTAAATCCTTGTCCTTTTGCACAGCCTTGTCACCTCAATTCCTTGCATGGCCAGAGAAAACTGGATTCACTGGTCACCCTGCAGCCTTACCtagagaaaaaaatggagaaaaaaagaagcaaagtgGTAGTGAACTCAACAGGAACGGTGAAGGAAGAAGGCCAGCTGCTTGCTGGGTAGAGTTTGTAAAAATGTTGAGAAATTTTCGTTTATATTTTTTAACACAAAGGTAAGGAACTtcggaattatttttttttaattaagtctaTTTTaccaatatttttccttttcaggaagAATCTTCTCTATCAGGTCTTTTTATAGCAAACAactgttcacagaatcccagaatgtcagggattggaagggacctcaaaagatcacctagtccaacccccctgccagagcaggaacacctagatgaggttacacaggaaggcgtccaggcgggttttgaatgtctgcagagaaggagactccacaacctccctgggcagcctgttccagtgctctgtcaccctccctgtgaagaagtttcttcttgtttttgagtggaacctcctgtgttccagtttgtttgTCCCACCAGCAGTCtacaattaaataataataataataataataataataataataataataataataataataataataataatagcaagaTTATTTGTTGTCTTTGCTGCCTATCTGGGGTAAGCGTGTCCACACACAGCTTGTCGTCCCCTGCTCCACGCCCACCCGTCCGCACACACGCTGTTCCCACAGGCCCTGCGGCTCCTTCCAGCCTCGCCGGGCAGCCTGAGCGCTGGGAACGGGAGTAACCCGgcgggagcagagcagagggagcgGCGGGCAGCCGGGACGCACCGCCGGGTTTCGATGTGGGGCAGAGGTGCCGTTTCTCTAGTTTAACACGGGGCAGATGAGGTGGCGGTGGGTCGTGTCACACCGCAGCTCTCGCCTCCCCCGCGCGGCGGCGGCAGGGCGGCCTCGGCCCCTCCGGGGGACTGTGCTGCCGGGGAACGCGCTCCCCACCTGCCTATAGCTCATGGGGGGAACAACGCCGAGAACGGCACAGCGCGGCAGCACCACTGCCCAGCAGCCTGGGCTGAGCCACTCCCGCCGGCCTTGAGACAGCAGCGCCCGGCCCCTGCCCAGGCGGGTGGGGTGAGAATGGCAGCAGGCCGCCATCTTAACTGCGGGCATCGCTCAGCGCAGGTGGGGGCCGCCATGTCTGCTGAGGGCGGCCGCAGCAGCTGCTCCGCCGGGAAAGGGCTGCCCGCCTGCGGCCGCGGTGCGTGTGCCCTGCGGCTGGGCTGGCCGGAGCCGTTCCGGGCTGCGCCGGCACCGCCACGGGAGGGCGGCCAGGGTGCTGCGCTCGGCGGCCGTGGGTAGCTGCTGGGACGGGGCGGTGCAGCTGGGCTCCAAGGCCGGGTTCCCGCTCCCCGCAGGGGCCGGTGAGGCTGAGCGAATGCGGGGGCcccagggcgggcagcgcggtggGGCGCGGGGCCGGACCAGGCCCGCCCCAGGCTGAGAAGCCGCCGCGGTGGCCGGCAGGCCTTCATAGGCGGCTGGGGAAAGGCCAGACTGAGCTGTTCCGCTCCGAACCACCTCTCTTGGCCCCCGCGATTGAAATAAAAACTTCAGAGGTCTCGCTAGCGGTATCCTGGGTGGGAATCGGGACGCTCCTGCCCCAGCCGGGGCTGTAACGCGCAGACAGCGCGGGCTGCGGGTCTATGCGGGGCGGACCTGCTGCCCGCCTGGCCCGCGGCCCCGGGAGCAGGAGCCGCTCGCAGGGACCGGGTGGTCCGGAGCCCCGGGGGCTGCGCTGGGACCGTCCAATGGCCTGCGTGTAGGATGAGGAGAttgctgttgggttttgtttctcacAGCCTCCAAAAATAGCTGGCCCTGAGAAGGCGTTTTCAGGTGGAGTGTTTCCTCTGTGAGGTGTCCTAGATTTCGGTGGGAGATGAGGCTGCTTCTCCTTTGCCTTTTCTGGAAGCAAAAAAGTGATTGCCATCACCAAAGGTGTGTAGCAATGGGAGGCTGTGACCAGTAACAAGACACTGTTGGCTGCCAGGTTTGCACGCCTTGTTTTCCTGCGCAAAGTACAGAGTTTGGCGAGAGATCAGAGGTTTGAACGCTAGGCAGTAGAGCTGGTTAAGCTGTGAACTCAGGGCAGGTCAGGCATTTTTTTGCTGGTTATATTGTACTAAAACAATGAGGCTGTTCATCTAACATGAAGAGCAGTTAGCAGGATCAAGAGTCACTCGGATGCTTTTTCCAGTGTAACTAGTAACGTTACCAGACAAGGTTTGTGACAAATCGTAAGATCAGAAAGTAATTTAGGCTGGAAGGTGCCTCAAAGCAGGGCTGACCTCAAAGTTGCACCAAGTTGCCTGGGGCCTCCTCCAGCCCTGACACGACATTAGGAACTCCTGGGTGTGAGTGCTCAGCTTCCTGAAAGGTAAAACGGTTGCAGTGGAATTGACTGTATCAGTTAACTAACCTTCAGGGCTCTCTCCGTGTAGAAGGGAGCAGATGATAAAGGCTCTTCTTTCCAAAACAGACTGATTACAAGTAACCTGTGTGCACAGCTGAAAGCCTTGAGAGAAATTTGGCAGGATGAAGCCTGTCATTGTGGTGCATGGTGGAGCTGGCCGGATCTTTAAAGAGCGAGAAGAGGGAAGTCGTGCTGGTGTCGTCAGAGCTGCGCTGCAAGGCTATGATATCCTGAAACGGGGAGGCAGTGCCTTGGATGCAGTTGAGGAGGCGGTACGGTCAATGGAAGATGATCCTCACTTTAATGCAGGTAGTTTTTCAATAATTGAGTTTAAAATCATCATGTATTTCAAGTGTTTTGCCTTGATGCTTCTGAAAATGCTGGCTTGCATTTTCTTTGAATTATGCACATTGCAGTGGAGTAAATATTAGTGTCACAAAATAGTTTCTTTCTCTGTATAATAAAATATCATGGTATATACCATAGTTTCTTATGAGTACACTTAGGCAGATGAGTTACTCTTTTCTCATTTCTTAGTGTTTTATACCTGCCATTTCATTCTTGCAGTGCCATATTACTTTTTGGTAAATCTTTTCCTGTTACTATGCTGTGTATTCAGTTTTAAGACATGGGCTCCTTAACAGAGTGTACATTTAGTTAACGTCCATGTTTAAGACACCTGAATATAGCTTGCAGCAGTGTTTAAGCCTTAACACTTGACCTTTACCTATTGCTAGAGAAGTACTGTTCTTGGGGATTTGAAGTGTTTTTCTCTTAACTAATGCTTGCAATTAGTGCTTTTGTAAATGATATTACAGAAATAATGCAGTAATGGTATATGTATCATGAATTTATACAGTTAGGTTCATAACTGAATTTCCTAACAGTTAATGTTAATTAATGTTCATGTCAATAGTTgaatatttttctcctcttcataTGACCTTAAATTTATTATTTTGATGAATTTCAGTGAAAATGTTTCCCCACTCCCACCAAGGTATGTTAGGAATAAATGTGGAAAGGAAGACCAGTCAGTGTTCACTGTTTTAGATAACATAGCAATTAGTTTTGTGCACATTTAGTTTGAAGAGATCCTTCTGTTCCTTCTCACCTTGCAATTGAGCGTGAGGGAGAGCTCTTATGTCATATGAAACTTTCAGTGTTTTGTTCCTGACTTGGGTTGAACATTTTGATTTGCTAAAAATCAAGCTGAAATAATGAAGCGGACATAGAGATGTGGTGTGTACTATTATATAATTAACATCAGGGTGGCATTCTCATTTAACTTTTACTTTTCTTCACATGTTCTCTAAATCAGTCACTAGCCTTTAGGACTTTGTTTTGTTCAGGTCAGTAAATCAGTCTCTATTTGGCCTTTGGCTTTCTTTACGCTTCTGAGTTATGTCTCAAAATATGTCTCTGGTGAGATAATTAAGATCTACTATTTTAAAAACACCAGCTACTTCAGGGCAGGAAGAAATCCTAATTCTTGAGAAGCATCTCAAGAATGTGCTATCTGACATTAGGTGTCCAATATTAATGTGGAAGTAACTTCAATATAAATTTAAGCTTAAAGATTGTTACATGTCTGTCTTAATCATTCCACATAAATAGTTGCGTACTTTCTTGGTTTCTTATATACTAGTTTTAATGGTTCTATGTTTAGATGGGAAATATATTTTAGTTCAGTGTGACTCTCAGTGATGAAAGCTTACTTTATAATGATCTGTTTAGGCTCATTTATTTCACTTGTACATAACAGTCTGAAGCATTTGCGTCCTAAGTAGGATCACAATAGCTAGCCATATTCTGTCTTTTGCATATAAGGTTTTTTTGACCTTTATGTGGAATTTTGTCACTAATACTGCTAGTCCTGAGCCGCACTCTCTTGTAACATGCCATCATTGAACTGATACTAGTGAGCAGTGTATGCTCCTCTAAAAATCGTATCATTTGAGGATAGGACCTTAAAGTCTACTGTATACAGTGACTGATACACAGTTATAACTTAACATTTTGCTTAATGTACGAAGTGCAATATTGGTTTATGACACACTTTTTCATAGTCCAAGGTCACATTTATCCTTACTGAAATAGATGTTGAATTATTTTTTGGGTAAAGGTGTTTACTTCAATTTTACTAACAATATTAATACCTTGTTTGTATATTAAACGAGGATATTTTTAGCAAAATTTGCTTAAACTGGACTTGAGCCTTAAGCCCTTGTTGAAGTTTGACTACGCTGATCCTAAGTGGCAAGTAGTCTGGTAATCACTTACAGACACATCTAATTGTGTTAACGCTCATTAGACAGAGCTCCTAAAATGAGCTGGAATGGCAAAAATGAGCTGGAAGCCATGTGAAGAGGGCCCTGATTGGAGTGGCTGTTGAAAACTCACTATGTGGCATTTATCTTTGtagaagaaaaatccattttAGTGTAATATTTTCTAGGAAAACACAGACATTGCTAAGAGACAACAATGAAGATTGTGAGGAATGGGCGAAATGATCTAGTTGTATCCTTTTTTCAATTATAGGGTTTAGCTGTACTATGTGAATGCGTCTCGACGTGGGCTTGGTGTAGGGACTGAGAAGCTGTATTGTTGTCTAGAACTACCATCTTAGTGACTTCTGCAGCATGTAATTTATAGTGAAGTCATCATGTTCTGCTTGTGATGAGGAAATGGCCATGGTAATATTTCCTTCATGCCGTCTCTTTGATGATTAGAAGTGTTAACTAGCTTGATCTGAATACTCCAGATATAAGAGCTGTCATTCCAGTATAGTGCTCCTTGCACCCTCTTTCCTCCTCAGCCTTTGCAGGATAATGTGTAGATAGAGGGAACTGGGGTGCTGCTCTCAGCACCCCTACTCTGATTTGGCTGATGTCAAACATGCTTATTGTTTATGTCCCCTTGGACTTTCTGTCTtttgttgtctcttttttttgtttgtttgtttgtttctctgccTTGGCTTCACAAGTGAGCCGAACTTTTTCTTCTGGTGCTGCTGCCAATGGATACTGTGGCTTCAGAGGCAGGTAGTCCCAACCCATTGTGCTGGAAGGCGAGTGAAAAGACAGTCTGTAACAACAGAAAGAAGGATTTCTCCTGCCTCAGATAACCTGAATTTTAGCATCCAGCCTTGCTGTGATGTACAAGCTTTCATGGCGATCAGCAGAATGAGGAAGGATGGCTGTACAGCTCTCTAAGACAAGGGGGATGAATTGTTCTTAGAGGGCACCTATCTCCACTGACTGTAAAAGGAGATTTTGGTAGGAAGTTGCCTTTGACTACAAGATCTGTCTGAAACTGTGTGCTGCTCCAAAGATGTTTCCCAGGAGAGGTCTCTGGTAGACATAGTATTAATGCAGTGATGAAGGGGGCTGGTAGAGCTTCCCCTGAAACTGTGGTTCTCGTCACTGATTCCTGAGCAAAGGGTACCCTAGTTCTAGTGGGAATTCGGTGATCATGGGCTGGAGGGCCTGCCTTGTCAAAGGAAGCTAAAAGAGGTTTATCTAAGAAAACAGGACTTATTCCTTGTAACAGCATAAAGGAGAAGCTGGGAAACTGGTGTTAACACAGGTGCCATAAGACAGTTACCTGTAAGCTCTTTACAGATAGTGTAGTCTAGAAATTGCCACATTGGGAATGGTGCAGAGCTGAACTCTGGAATAGTTTATGCAGTTGGAGAGGggcaaaaaataattttttggaGGTGTGTCCGTGTGTGGTGGGGGGAGCTCTGGAGATTATAGGAAGATTACAGGATTTTGTTGCCTCTTGTAACAGGATTTAACTTCATATATTTAGGTCTGATGTACATTGGTACGGAAGTCTTGTGTCAACAGTTACTAACAGTGCTTTCTGATCTGCTTTAATGTTGGTTTAACAgagataataatttttttttctctgtacaaTGGTCAAGTCTTTCTACCTGAGCTACTGTGTAATCTGCcatattttttggttttgcttttttaaacttatttttaggATTTGTATTCTCCATCCTTATTAGCAAGGCTTGTGCACTTGATGGCTTACAACTGATTATTTCCCTGTGATAGTTATTtgctttattaaagaaaaaaaagcacctcTTTGCATTGTCTCATTTTGTATCTCATTAATTTTCAATTAGGTTAGTGATAGCACCGATAATTATAGAACAAAATAACTACCCAACGTTTTATtacttgatttttggttttggtgtattggttttttgttttttgggtgttttttgtttgtttgtttttgggtttttttgtttgtttttttttttgtttggttgggtttttgtgtgtgtgtggtttttttttttttgtggttttgtttttctttttttaattcctttttctaCTCTTTTTATTTGGTAATGAATAACTTGTTATTTCAAGCTTTTGCTACACTAGTGAATGGATGCTTGTATTCTCCATCTATTTTGGCAGTTTCTTGGGATGCTATGTGATGTTCATCTGTTGACAGGATTGAACACTATTTTGTTGGGTTCTTCTTTTGGAAGAACTGTAAAGGTAAAATAGTTTTATGTGCACTTGAAGTGAGCTGGAGGATAGAGAATTCTGTTCGTGATTGTTTGTCATTTTAACTTTTGTACCTAGTATATCATTTTGGATGGGATTGGAAGTGTGTTTTTCAtcttataaaaataaaactctaaTTTAAAGTAGATGTACTCTGTGAGACTTCTGTTAATGGCTGGATTTTGTGGTTATACTCAGCAATGTTTCTGCTTGTTTGTTGGTATTCAGGAGATACTTTTGATACATCAGACAACAAACTGGGAAGGAGAAAGTTTGCTTGATGAGATACAATAATTGAATCACCTGATGGTTAGCTCTTAAtgactttcttctttttcccttccttgattttttttttttttttgtgtgtgtgtgtctttaggTTGTGGATCCGTTCTAAATGAAAAAGGTGAAGTAGAAATGGATGCCATTATCAtggatggaaaaaatttagactcTGGAGCAGTATCTGCAGTTAAATGTATAGCAAACCCAATAAAACTTGCTCGACTTGTCATGGAAAAGGTATGCTGAATATGTACTTGAATACGAAGCATTTTTTCATTTTGGAACTTCATTCAGTACATTGATACACCTCAATGATGATGTTTGTGTAATGctttaaagaaggaaagaagagagaaatagaTGGTAGTATTTGGAAACTATGGTCATGATCATGGAGAACTTCTATTTTAAGGGTTTTTGAGAGTTATTTATTGAAAATAACGTTCTAAGGAAACAGAAGTTCTGCTGTGCAGTCGGAAGCTCAAGGAGAAATTGACCTATATGTGTCGATCACCTGTAGCTCCACAGCTGGTGTTCAAGATTTTaagttgtgtggtttttgttcacTTGTTCTTTGAAGAGATTTCATGCTGTCACTGAGTCTTCTGCTTGATCTTGCGATACTAAAGTTGGATAATGTACTGTTGACTTTGCAATGACATAGAACTTAATTAAATGACCCAGTAACATACTTGACCATGTGACACAGTCTTTTGTTGTTGGCCTTCTCCACTGTGACCTAGTCAGATGATAGCCCTCGTGCAAAGTCGTGGTCTTCCAGCAGTAAAATATTACATTAGCACTGTGTGATGGTGACAGATTTTCCAAGAGAATCAAATTTATAAGGACAGCGACATGATTATTACTTGACCTTCTATGTAAAATCAATCCCACCTTACTCCACTAAGAAGTCCTTTTGATGTCTGTCACAGCAGATGTCTCTCATCTTTCATAAATGGTTCAACTGCTGTGGTTCAGGATGGAATAGGTCATTTGTGTGATATGTGCATCCATTTTACAATTACTAGACTGTGACAGTGATCGAAAAGTTTGTACTGTCTTTGGAGTTTTTTTTCCAACCTGCTA is from Patagioenas fasciata isolate bPatFas1 chromosome 3, bPatFas1.hap1, whole genome shotgun sequence and encodes:
- the ASRGL1 gene encoding isoaspartyl peptidase/L-asparaginase isoform X2, giving the protein MKPVIVVHGGAGRIFKEREEGSRAGVVRAALQGYDILKRGGSALDAVEEAVRSMEDDPHFNAGCGSVLNEKGEVEMDAIIMDGKNLDSGAVSAVKCIANPIKLARLVMEKTKHMLLTDSGAYLFAQAMGVPEIPGEKLITERSRERWKKNLEPDSNPEEFQKDLGTVGAVAIDSEGNVACATSTGGLSNKLAGRVGDTACIDHVQGSYVMGHKSVKDK
- the ASRGL1 gene encoding isoaspartyl peptidase/L-asparaginase isoform X3 — translated: MKPVIVVHGGAGRIFKEREEGSRAGVVRAALQGYDILKRGGSALDAVEEAVRSMEDDPHFNAGCGSVLNEKGEVEMDAIIMDGKNLDSGAVSAVKCIANPIKLARLVMEKTKHMLLTDSGAYLFAQAMGVPEIPGEKLITERSRERWKKNLEPDSNPEEFQKDLGTVGAVAIDSEGNVACATSTGGLSNKLAGRVGDTACIDILLFKLRQK